Within Paralichthys olivaceus isolate ysfri-2021 chromosome 14, ASM2471397v2, whole genome shotgun sequence, the genomic segment CCAAGGCTTCAAAACCTAGTTTCAAGCAtgcaagtttttttaaattcgaTTTCAAGCTTTGAAACATGGCGTTTCAACCTTTTCTTAATTTCCGAATACAGCATGATTTTTATCTAACATATTTCAAATGGTTACCCTTCCGGTTTTTATATCTCATTTCATTCTGTTTGGTCACAGTCAGGAGCTTTTCTACCAAATACTGATCTACGACTTCGGGAACTATGGCGTACTAAGACTATCTGTGAGTAAAGTCCGGACTGGGAATGATTAGAAAGATATTGTACAGATGCAGCATATTTTTAATGACAGATTCTGTGCACTCAGACTCCGGCTCCGCTCTACGAGCTGGCCATGTTGGCTCTGGACAGCGAGGAGAGCGGCTGGACTGAAGAGGACGGACCTAAAGAAGGCCTGGCTCAGTACATCGTGGACTTCCTCAAGAAGAATGCGGAGATGCTGGAGGATTACTTCTCCATGGAGATAGATCAGGTCAGGTTCCAGGTTCATTTCTGCAATGACCATACATGCTGCTTCTTCCAAAGAGGACATGTTTGTAACTGAGTTTTATGAACTGTAGGAAGGGAATCTAAGAGGGCTGCCTCTCCTGCTTGATAAGTACACTCCTGTCATGGAAGGTCTGCCCATGTTCATCCTGCGCCTGGCCACTGAGGTGAAGTCTTGTTCTGTCTCTCCTTACTGTCATGCACTATGACAAGCTTCTGGAATCACACTGTATCTGAcgtcctgtgtgtctctgtgctgtttcACAGGTGAACTGGGACAACGAGAAGGAGTGCTTCAGAGACTTCAGCAAAGAGTGCAGCATGTTCTACTCCATCAGGAAACAGTACATCCTGGAGCCCGAGCCCGGAGAGGAGCAGGTGAACACTCTGAACCTTTTCTACCATTGAGGACACGATACATTCATGACATGAAAAGACGAGTGTGGAATGTTTGTTTCAGGATGATGAGGCGAACTCGTGGCGTTGGAAAGTGGAGCACATCATCTTTAAAGCTTTTCGAACACTCTTCAGTCCGCCAAAGAAGTTCAGCGAGGACGGCACGGTGCTGCAGATCGCCAACTTACCTGATCTCTATAAAGTGTTTGAGAGGTGCTGAATCTGATGATCACATCTGActggaaaaaacaaaccctcCACGCTGCTCATTTTATACTTGATGTAACatttgtgctgtaaataaaaactgtatgaaaCAGAACTTCAGACTTTTGTCTCTGGTGTATTCCTCTTCCATACAGTGCCGTTTCTgtgtacatatttctacatacgtattttccagattcatataaagGTCACTGTAACTGTAGcctttgacaactgaaacataatcacttCATCTTCGAGTGACAACAAAAGTTCATCAAAAGTTCATGAAATTCCCCTCAAGCAGTTTTGAggtatcacattcaagaggccaaaaacatgtgttttgaagccaccgtgacctttgaccactgaaatctcatcagtttatcagtgttcaagtcaaagttgaagaaattccctcaagctaaacatatcatgttcaagaaaaacataagcatactttgtgaggccacagtgaccttgacctttggctaccaaGGTGAAATCCAAGTTcaggtgaatgtttgtgccaaatgtgaaagaattccctcaaAAAAAGTgctctgtgacatcactgtgacctctgaccaccaAAAATCTAATCAGTCTCCCgaagtccaagtgaatatttgtaccagATTTGAGGAAATTCCCTAAAAGGCAAGAGATCACGTTCCCAGGAATGGGACGGACATACAACCCGAAAatataatgcctctggccactcTGGCATAAAAACCATCTGCCATGATGTAGAAAAGTCTCCACTCCGTCACAGGAAATCCTTGCTCTGAATGGCCCATTTAAAAGTGCAGGGCCTTCACATGGTTTTCTGAAAGCGAGGTTTGGGACACGCTGCCAGGAAAAACAGAATTCAGTCATGATGCCCAAACCTTGGCAGCAAACCAGCTCCACTTTTATTACTTTGACAGTTTCCCTAGTCACTGTGAGGCGTGTGCAGCGTGGAGGGATCAGAGCTCAGCGTGAAGTTAAGAGAAACCTTCACTTGAAAATACCATGTGGGCAATTAGTTTGTAACATCAGCACGGAAACTGAAGGAAGTGAAGGAAAAACGATTTCAACCATTACTGCTGTAGCATAGATGTTCCAATCTCTGCGTCAGTCACAGAAGAACTCATCTGGATACCAAAGAGttaggaggaaaagagaaaatgaatctCTGTAAGTTATGCctatgaatatatttaaatatactgtttgtttttctgcaaatTATAAAGGCTACAACATTCACCGtatgatttgacactgcacatACATTCTTATAAGGTCAGCATGACCTTTGATgactttgagtccaagtgaaaacagattaaaatgtgAAGGAATTCCCAATAGACAGACTCAAGACATCATGCTCAAGAGGACAAACAggatttgtgaggtcacagtgaccttgacatCCCAAATCGAATCTTAGTGTAAGTGAACATTTGAGCCAATTCGAAAGGTTTCTCTTGAAGGAGTTCTTTAGATaatgtgttcacaagaatgagacAGACGGATGGAAAACCAGAAAACACAGTGCCTCCGACCACTGACTGTTTTCTATTCCATATTCAAATCAGGACATAAAGTGAGATTAAATAATCTGAAATATCGCCAGGTATTGGAAATCTACACCcatatttaaatatgtgtatgtatataggAAAACTACCAAGGCTTCAAATGAATAACATTCACACCTCACGTTTAGACAGATTCAGAAATATACACAGTTGTATACAGTTCTgtaaattacacatttattttcaagaaatcttttaaatatttgaaaaaatttCAAGGAAACCGCAGCAGACAAAGTTGGTTctatatattttcaaatgacGAGCGCACCTCTTCTTAAATACATCATTCTGTACCTGTTAAAACTATTATTGTTTCATGGAGCGGTACAGACCCCCTGTCTCCTAGTGTGAGAAGGCACTTCACTGTGTGAGGGGAAGCAGAGGAGGTGCAGGGCTGGAGCAGCTGTGAGGGTGGTAGAGTTTAAAAAGCATCATTATACTCATTCATGCAATTTatcaaaaaaagaataataaacaaaacaatacagcCAAGCACCCAGCcagagggaaataaaatctCCTGGATAACATGATGTAGTACAAAGGTCTGAAAAATTAAGTGGTGACAAGAGAACTTTCCTCAGTATCTCCCAGCAACTTATAGTTTTATTTAGAGTCATTCTTCCCAAAACACTGGCAGCTCGCCAGCTCAAACCAACACTTCaggttttttaaagaaaacagacacagttccgttttcttttcctcctgtgctACAAGTGTTTTTTGGTTAGCTACAAATCTTAAAGTGTTACAGCTGAAAATGGAAATGTGCTCCAGATGCAAATATGGCAGTCAAGAGGTCTGAGGTGCGAGTTTAAGGGCTTCTGTGGTGACGCTGCCTTGCCTCACTGCTGTGACAGAAGGGCGTTCCTGTTGGCCTTCATCTTCTCGAGGCGCTTTACTAGGTGGTTGTTggtcatctccatctcctctatCTTATCTAGAGCCGTGCGtagctgtgggggggggggacagaggAGAGTCATCACATTCAGCCTGCTGACTTTTCACGCTAGAAAAAACAAGTGGGTCATTGTTGTTACCTCTCTTTGAAGTTTCCGTTTCTCCGCTTTAAGTTCGTCTTCTATTTTCTCTGAGTTATCTGACGCTGCCTTGTACCTGGACACTTGCCCTTCAAGTCTATTAAtctgaaaaacagacacaaaaggTTATTAAACCTGTGAATCACGTTTCGCGAATCAGTGTGAACCATCACttggtttgttgtttctttccCACTCACATTTTGCTCCATTGTACCCATTTCCTGTTCTGCCTTTGAAAGCTTGAACTTGTATTCGCTAACCTGTCTGTTGGCGTCTCctacagagaaaacagagacaagcaGAGCCGTTATTCAGACATAACTCCAGAGAATCTCCGCACCATGGGGTTCAGACTTTCTCCGGTCAGACGCATTGACCACAAAAGgtcatttcaggagaatatctggagttctgtgcatgtctgaaagcagctcaagtttgaaaatacagaaaatgttcATAAGGTCATTGCATCAGTTTGTGGAATCATTATGATAAAACCAACTTACTCTGCATCTCAATAACGTGTAGGTCTGTACCGTTCTCCATCCTCTCCCCGTCGGTGAACGTGCTGTCCACCTTCgagtgtttctgtctctcctcctccagctgattCTTCAGCTTCCTGATCTGAGCCAACAGCTCATCCTTCTCCTCTGCCAACTTCCGTAGCCTGACATCTACACAACAGATGGAAACTATTCAGAACTGACGCAGTTTAGCAAAGCAAAGTCAGTGTTTAACAATTGAatactgttgtgtttgttgttaggacaaacaacaaacagaataaTACGATCACTCAAATGTACAAGGTTTTCTTCTCATTACAAGCTTTGGTGAGTATAAATACACGCCTCATCAGATCTGCGTACTTATCATTCATCAACCACATCCTCAGACTTACCCAGCGGTCCGTCTCCTGCAGACTCCAGCACCTGGGCGGCCTCCTGGGAGACCACAGTGATCCCTGAGGACACAGGCTCGTGGTTGACGTCTCCGTTCGGTGTGCCGTCTGGGATGATGACCAGCCCGTGTTTCTGAGGTGAGAAAAGGCCAATTACTGAGGAAACTCTGCTGCCAGCACCTTTACAGCAATCAAGTTATGAACCAGTGTCACATTTTCGTATGACCCCCCCCCGTCATGAATACATGGAGCtttgatgataaaaataaaaactaaaatcttgAACAGTAAAGGCCAGTGAGTGGTCTGTGGGTGACAACAAGTTTCTAACACAGCACCTGACTTTGCCTCATTTAAACCTGAAGGCACGAAGTGAAGCAGGATGTGTCAGGATTTGTCCGCCCAAAcgaacaaagacaaagaaaattcTGTCTCTGTTCAGACATGTTGGCAAAAATACTTCATCACAACTCTGTTTTCCAGTCAACCATGTGAATGTTGTTTCACATTGCTTCTTTATACCTTCGGCGGTCTATAATGACATTAATTGTTTTTGAATGTTGCACAACacctctgacattttcttttcttttacagtttgtatGCACAATAACAGATGCTGGCTTGTGCGTTGGTCAATGTGGTAAGTTACTGTGGTGATGTGTATGTACAGTGACATTGAGAGCATATGTCATTTGCTGTAGTGCACTGACGTCATCTACAGATCGATCTAGCAGCCCAGAGGCTAATTCTGATGACTAGGTAGCCTCTGGTGGCAACGATCAATATTATGTGCAGACGGCATTTTGACTAATCTTTATTGACAGATATCTCCATATGAAAGCAGATAAATCAAAGAGCAGGTAGTTGATGCATTTCAGTCATTGTGATCCACGTCTTGCTCTCAAAacagactgtttacctgcaggcaaaCAAAGCCTTCTTCAATGTGACTAGTTTAACTAGAAACAAAAACCAGAAGGCTTCCAGCTCTGAAACCTTGTCCCACTGATTCTTtatattcacatgttgaatCTGTTAATAGATTAACACTGCACCAAAATTATAAatagtggggaaaaaaacaagaatttaatAGTATAAAGAGGTTTGATAACATTTGATGGCTTCCATCCAAAATGAAAAGTATAAAATGTGGTTGTTTGGCCGTAAACTCATTCCTctaaccttgtttttttttctgggacTTAGTGGACCTACCTCTCCTGCTTTGGCCTTCTCCTTGATGTCAGCGAGCTCATCTCTGAGCTCATCTCTCTCATTCCTAATGCAATCAAAGTACTCTTTCTGCCTCTCTAGGGCCTGGCCACACAgatgagaggagacaagagagagagagagaggagaagaggcagaggagaagtTGGATAGACTCAGACACAGACATGCAACACATGACACAGCAAAGACACGCTccatgcacaaacatgcactgtGCATCTCCAGCTaacaaagaggagaaataaaaaacagacagaaacgaGGTGACATGCTCATAGAAAATGATACTGGGAAAAGTTATAGGACAGTTACAACACAGGCTAATAAGTTTATAAAGAAGGAGATTATGGAGTTTTTTTCCTTAACTTTATTCAAAACCTTGTGCTAACACTCAAAAAGCCTGCTGCTTGTacttagatttgctctgcttaTGCTCAAACTTGCAACTACTGCACATTTcctgtgctgcagcttcagctcttctcgcactcatgctgcttctgtgcAGGCTGGAAACGTATCTTAATTTTTTTTGAGCAACAAGTCTGAAAATTAATTTTCACATTACGTCGGCTTCCCGTTGTTGTGCTTGAAGGAAAACACCTTTATGGAACAGGAGTCTAGTAGATCGCTGGTCATTCTATTGGTTGGAGAATTTCAACAGAGCTAAAGCACAAGCAGGAAGTGAAAAACCATggtcttgaataaagatagtaaaaaaaaacatagggGATAATTTTTCACTTAGTGTAAAGCTACATATACTGCAATTACGATGCTTCTATCATTGAGAGTCTGACATCATGAACTGACAAACACGTGGAACATGCATGTCATGCTTTAGAGGAAATGTAATCCAAATACTTAAGTTTACATAAGAACCctaaaaaaacatctgtatttcaCAGGCTGTCCACTTGTAGATTTAACACAGTGCCAGTGCACTTGTTTTGTTAGCTGACACTGCAGATCCAAACTGTAAACCCTGTTAATTTGACGTGCAAAACTCCAAACTGTGAATATGGATGGGTCCGGTTATGTGCTAATGCCTAAGGATCTCCATCATGCAGAGACAGCACGAGAGGCAACAGAGCTGGATTGACACTGTGTCTAAAGGCTGAAAAAGTGCAGTAATCTATTGCCTCTCGGTTTCTGTCGGAGCAGCCATGTGGGACCTCCTACCCCAATCTTTCTGTCCTTCCAGTTTATAGTTTCCTGCAGGTCAAACACCTCTCTGGTGAGGGCATCTAACTTAGTCTGCATTCGCTGGCTCTCCTGCAGCAGCGTTCAGCAGTAATGAGGTGACACAGCACAGGATAAGAACAGAACAGGAaaaaatttaatgaaagaagacaaAAGAAGTGAAAATGCACATAAATACTCAGATACAAAAATGACAGatacaaacaggaagagaagagagtcATTTGAGGAGATATAACTCAGAGAGGAATGAAGGATAGTGTTCAGAGTCAGACAGGACAATGAAACAGCTGAATGTCACAGCAATAGACTGGGAGAGAACCTAGAGGCAGGCCAGTGCCAATCAACCCTTATCAAAGTTCCTGCAGAACAAAGTCTCCTCTACCATATGCACAGAGGCACCAACACCTTTCAAGGTGATGACAGAATAGCAAAGTGATGTGGTCATACTGgcagaaacagtttgttttcGTAATGCATGGTCAGACTTACCTCTATAAGCTCATCTCTCTGGCGAATTCCCTCTTTCAGTTCTTCTTGTTTATGCTGCAGGACTGTACATGTGTGCTTTTGCCTTTCTAGTTCCTGAAACCACAGACAGAACTTTTCAGCCACAGCATAGCcacacattttctaaaatgaacTTTCCCTGATTGATTGACATTGTCACCTTTGACTTTTcttccagctctctcctcatctcGGACGTTtgctcctccatctcttctATGACGTCCTTTAGCGTGTCGACTTGATAGATGAGGTTGGCTTTGTCGTTATCCAGTTGCGCATTCGATACCATGGCTTTCTTAtacttctcctccacctctgcaaGTGATTCCTGATATGGGTGGAAGCAGGTCAATAAAAAGAGTAAACACGTTTAAAACACAGCTCACCTACATGCATCCGGTGTGCTTTTAGGTGCAACAAATTTAACACAACAAACATGCTACAAATatcttttcttatatatatataaatgtcaaaTGAAGTAAAGGAACAATTGTGAACCATCTTTTGTGTTATATTTCCATTTGAACTTTTCACTATGTGATATCAAAGAGGTGACATTGAAGAAACAAAAATAGAATCCCTTTGAGAAGTGAAACAAGGCAGAGGTTTGAAAAGGGGATCTGAAAGAGAGAGCTACAAGTGAACCAGAAACAAGATGGTGAAAAGGATTCTAGCTCAAGTGCTTCAGATGTATTAAATTCTGCCAAGAACAAGCCAAGAGTCAGGTCTGTTAGTAAACTACTCTTATACATGAGATATAGGGTACATTATCCTTTCTAGGAGAGCAGACAGCTGTTGACGTCAAACTAAAGGGCTGACACTGAGGCTGGGTGGAAGAGGTGCGCTGTAATTGAAAGAACTGCAGTTATCTGTCAGCAGGTGGAGCATGTTGCTCTTCTTCTTACACCTCAGAACTGTGGGAGTGTCTTCACTTCAGGCCACAACCAGTGAGTTGgatcaaaacaggaagtgagggaAGATCATGCAACAGAAAGGGTCATTACGCAATTCACACTGGGAGCACGCAGAGACACAGTTGTGGTTAGAGAGCTACAggacagtgggggggggggggggggcacagaagGGGTATGAGTGGGGTTGGGGGGGTTAGTGACGCCATACTGCTCCCACCAGACAAGAGAAGGCATGCTGCGAGCTCAAGCCCCTCTACCTTCAGCTCTTTAAGCCCTTGCATGTACCGCCCCTCTACATCCTGAATCTGGTCCTTTAGTTCATAGATATCCTGTAGGGCAGATGGAAGGAATGGTTCGGGTGAGCTGGGGCATCAGAGAGGGTAGGGGGGTATCAAGGAGAGATAACAGAGCACCCGTGCTTCCGTCTCAAAGACAGTCTAGCTGGCATACACATGACCACCCAGCTATGCAGGACACATGTCACATCCAGACCTCCCGTGCATACTTGAAGAAAAACGGTTAATGCAGACACTTAGAACAGCAGGGAGGAAGGCAATGCTGTGGGAGGTTCATTAATACACAGAAAAAAGGTGTATATATTACTGACTCAAACATAGAACATATGGGTTTTAAACACTATGAGAACGTAATGATGACTAACAGAGACTAAAACACAATTTTACTTCATATAATTGTATTTCTATTTCCTTTAAACAGACACATGTTAAACACTGGGTGTGTGTTGTACATCTTACCCTAAGCTCACTCAGACTGGTGTCAGCGTCATAGACGCTGCCAGTGTCTGTGCTGCCGCGCCGTGACGAGGTGCCACCCAGTGATGCCAACGTGGCTGCTGAGAGGCCTGGAGTGGCACAGCGTGAAGACGGCTGCGGACGCAAAATGCcacagtcagaaaaacaaaaatgcaaactCCCAACATGTTATTCAACACTAACATCCAATCCTGCAGGGCTCTTAAGGATCCTATTCACATCCTTCTGAGGGAGGCATTGTCACAAACATGTGCTGAAGTGTGTTTTATAAACTTGACAAACGATTACGTTGCCATAGTAACACTTATGTAACCTTCTGCATCAATGCCAAAATCAATGTAGGATTTTTACCTGTTGCATTACATTCTTGATGAATTCTGAATCACTGGTTTCTATATCTTAATACAGTATAAACCTACTCTGGTGCTTTGTGAAGATACTGAATGAATTAAGTAAAAtacgtaataataataaactcacCCGACTGTAATCTGTATACTGCTTGTCACATTTTTCATCcagctgaaacagaaaaaaatgattactATAGAATTAGTTGCACAGTGTTTTGAGAACCATGCGTCCTGTGTGTTTATGCTTTGAGCTGAGTCCTTCACCTGTAAATCAGGGAGTTAGTCCTGGAGACGAGTTAATACGAGTCAGGGAGAAGTGCTGCATGTTCACAGATCATACACAGTTGTCAACCAGAGTTTAATCCTCAGGGAATCACACTTGTGTCAAAAATCACACATGATAAGTCCATGCCGCTTCATCCACCACAACTAGCCTTATATTAGTCTACTCTTTTATAAAATTAtcacataacaaacacacaggatgtAGGATGAGTTTTGAAAACcaaaagatgtttttcaaaTCATGCATCAATTATAAAAATGATTCAAACATTGTTGTTGCACTGCATCGGCCAGTCCACTGTTGCAAGCTTGGTTTAGCCACTTACAGCGTCCAGATCTGGAATGCTCAAATCATCGAGGTCAGACACAATACTGCCCCTTCGGTTGGAGCGGCTGAAATAATCAGCAGCTGACTCACTAATGTCTGAGAAGTCTGACGACTGCTTACAGGACACACAGGAGGAAGAtgatagagagacagatgacagcagagaaatCAATGATAACAGGGACCAAAGTGTAAACGTCAGTGAGGAAAaggacagaggaaaaacatggCATACACAATGCAGCCTGAGGAGTTCATGgtcaatgcatttaaaatgtacgATGATAGGTATGAAGGTGATGCAGTAACAGAATCGTTAGCTTTGATTATATCAACTATGATAACAAAACAGCATGGGTCTAGATTTTGTTCCCTACAGCTCACCACACTGTCCCTGCGGCCTCTGTTGAAGCGTTCTTGGGACACGCTGCTGACAGTGTCATCATCTGAGGAAGACTGAGAGGAAtacgcacacatacaaacacacgcacacgatGAGTGGCCAAAGTAAAGAAGAAGATGGCTGCATGCCTGAGGCTTTTTCTGACACACAAATCTTGTTCAAACCAAGAACAAGCAATTCCTAGATGTTAAGTAGCACTGTCTGTTTGAAACAGATTATTGGATTACTCCAAAGACTAGAACCCTATAAAGTAATGCCAATTCATGCAATTTGTCAAGTGGACCAACTGGAACCAAGTCAGACAACCCGGATTCAACACCTTAGCCTACACAGCACTGCAGAAGACATTCTCAGTTCACACACTTCTAGGATGCTGTTTTCTTCATCAAGCTGTAGCCAGTTTGGTATGAGTGGTTACATTGACTATGTTTATACAGACAacaatattctgatattaacctGATTAAAACAATAGCAGCTGAATAAGACACTGTCATGTAAGCAGTATTTTCTAATTACTATAACCCAAATAAGGTCATACtcagaataagcaataatcaaattaagacaTGAGTATTCCAACCTTAGTTGCATTATAAACAATTAAAAGAAGttgtagtttttgcaaaattaGACAGACAACCTCCCAAATCATTAAAACTGTTACATTGTACATTAAACTTCCAGTTCAGTTTAACATGTCGACCGGAAAGTGAATGGAACATCACAATTGAAATAGTGTCTGGTACAGAATAAGCGATACAGTCCGAATATTTGTGTCCATGCAAACATAGTCATCATCTATATGAGAAAGGATGTGTGATGCAGAGAGGGGGCGAAGGGGAGTcggtcagtgtctgtgtgtggtattAGCTGATATCATGCAGGGTGGTGATGGTTATAGGGCGCTCACCGCAGGGCTGCTGCGGGTGGAGCTGGCTCCAGAGGAGTACCAGCTATATTCAGAGGGCTgtggatgggaggaggaggaggaggaagaggaggaggacaggatcGTCAGGGGATCAAGTCAGAAGTTAGGCCAAAGGCAAAAACAGTATGCAGCTGAAACGCTGGTTGGACAAACATTCAGTAGACTCACAGCTCTTGAACTGGAGCCTGAGCCGTAAAGACCAGTGTCGTCACAAATAGAGGCCTGGGGGCACACATGGGAGACAATGCAGGACTCAGCAAAACACGAGAGGGAGCATAAATCTTTGAGGTACTGGCTGAATAAGTTTGGAAGGAAGGTTTTCTTTGCAACATGCAATAATAAATAACTCTATTTCCCacatcattttgtttcagtGGCCCTAGCTTCACACAATCTCTTGTCTTATCTAACTTAAGTACAAATTTCTGCTCAGACTGTCAAGGAGCTAAATATAAGTGGCTGGGGCGGATGGAGAGGGGAAAGGTCTGCTTCTTAAGGTAACTAGAGGCATGCAGAGATGCTAGCAACCCCAGTGGACAGAAACTGACCATGCTGTAGCTGCGAGACAGCCCCGTACCCGTGGTGGAGGACAAGGAAGTGGTTGCCTGTGGAAGAGGAGGGCAGCAGGGAGAGGTCAGTTTAGAGGACAGAGGAGTGCTGTGGCGGGAAtgtgaggtggagagagatTTAAGAGCTGCAGCGAGTGGAAACAGGATGAATGTTTCGCTGACCCTGTAGCATTCAGAGTGTGGAAGTCAAGTGAGGTGACACTGTCCTTGTCCgcagtgtttttttaacactGGCACCACTTTTGTCAGTCAGCAATTATTTACATGAATTCAAATAATCATAAGAACTGTGGATAAATACAGTATCTCCTCAAAGTCCACTTTTGTCTTTCTACAACATAGCTCTGTAACATTATATACAATCATCACGCATGTTTCTCCCTTAATCTTTGACACTTTTATCTCAAAAAAACAATAGCCCTTATTGCAGCCATATAACAACTATGTTAGCCAAATAAATGTCCAATAAACTGAACCGTGCAAATGCTGCTCGAATTGGAGTCCAGTTTCATTGTGTGTCCTTTGACTACCATATAAAAAGGTTGAAAGTTGGACAGGCAGCACTCAGAGGATGACTGACCCGAGGCTGataggtggaggtggagggtggaggCTGATAGGAGGAGGCGGAGAGCAGAGGTTTGTTCTTGGTGAGGCTGGTGTAGTTCCTCTGATCATGGTACAGACCAGTCTGGAAGAGCAGTAACATCTGACCTCAAACAATCACCTGAAAGCAGtggatgtctgaaagcagctttagtgacacttaaagtttttttttttaaatcaggggTTAAGTTGTTCACCAGTAGATCATCACCACCACTATCGTTAGTCTTCACTGCCTCCATGCTTGAGGCTGCAGGGACACTAacactgagagaaaaaacactgacCAGGAGGTCCTTCCTCGAGGAGCTGGACGAAGCCTTTTTATGGCCATGAAGGTCATTGTACACAGAACTCTGTTCAGCCCGGGAAAAAAATAACCTAAAGTAAGACAAATGACTAGAAGGAATGCGTAGAGGCAGCAGTAATGAATGGATCgatatatatgtacatacagtGGAGCGGGAGCTCTTGAGGGCAGAGCTAGTGGAGAGGCTGTCAGACTGAAGAAAGAAC encodes:
- the lrrfip2 gene encoding leucine-rich repeat flightless-interacting protein 2 isoform X8, with product MGTQGSGRKRAPLKDRFSAEDEALSSIAREAEARLAAKRAARAEARDIRMRELERQQKEHSYHSSGSSNKKWGQIHQWMADSEKARTSSSSRSSSRQRRGLDDDVMSVRSYRSTSSAVRDLGSSKSRSSSRRKDALSDSLSTSSALKSSRSTSSVYNDLHGHKKASSSSSRKDLLTGLYHDQRNYTSLTKNKPLLSASSYQPPPSTSTYQPRSSSDDDTVSSVSQERFNRGRRDSVSSDFSDISESAADYFSRSNRRGSIVSDLDDLSIPDLDALDEKCDKQYTDYSRPSSRCATPGLSAATLASLGGTSSRRGSTDTGSVYDADTSLSELRDIYELKDQIQDVEGRYMQGLKELKESLAEVEEKYKKAMVSNAQLDNDKANLIYQVDTLKDVIEEMEEQTSEMRRELEEKSKELERQKHTCTVLQHKQEELKEGIRQRDELIEESQRMQTKLDALTREVFDLQETINWKDRKIGALERQKEYFDCIRNERDELRDELADIKEKAKAGEKHGLVIIPDGTPNGDVNHEPVSSGITVVSQEAAQVLESAGDGPLDVRLRKLAEEKDELLAQIRKLKNQLEEERQKHSKVDSTFTDGERMENGTDLHVIEMQRDANRQVSEYKFKLSKAEQEMGTMEQNINRLEGQVSRYKAASDNSEKIEDELKAEKRKLQRELRTALDKIEEMEMTNNHLVKRLEKMKANRNALLSQQ
- the lrrfip2 gene encoding leucine-rich repeat flightless-interacting protein 2 isoform X15, with protein sequence MGTQGSGRKRAPLKDRFSAEDEALSSIAREAEARLAAKRAARAEARDIRMRELERQQKELDEKCDKQYTDYSRPSSRCATPGLSAATLASLGGTSSRRGSTDTGSVYDADTSLSELRDIYELKDQIQDVEGRYMQGLKELKESLAEVEEKYKKAMVSNAQLDNDKANLIYQVDTLKDVIEEMEEQTSEMRRELEEKSKELERQKHTCTVLQHKQEELKEGIRQRDELIEKHGLVIIPDGTPNGDVNHEPVSSGITVVSQEAAQVLESAGDGPLDVRLRKLAEEKDELLAQIRKLKNQLEEERQKHSKVDSTFTDGERMENGTDLHVIEMQRDANRQVSEYKFKLSKAEQEMGTMEQNINRLEGQVSRYKAASDNSEKIEDELKAEKRKLQRELRTALDKIEEMEMTNNHLVKRLEKMKANRNALLSQQ
- the lrrfip2 gene encoding leucine-rich repeat flightless-interacting protein 2 isoform X11; the encoded protein is MGTQGSGRKRAPLKDRFSAEDEALSSIAREAEARLAAKRAARAEARDIRMRELERQQKELDEKCDKQYTDYSRPSSRCATPGLSAATLASLGGTSSRRGSTDTGSVYDADTSLSELRDIYELKDQIQDVEGRYMQGLKELKESLAEVEEKYKKAMVSNAQLDNDKANLIYQVDTLKDVIEEMEEQTSEMRRELEEKSKELERQKHTCTVLQHKQEELKEGIRQRDELIEESQRMQTKLDALTREVFDLQETINWKDRKIGALERQKEYFDCIRNERDELRDELADIKEKAKAGEKHGLVIIPDGTPNGDVNHEPVSSGITVVSQEAAQVLESAGDGPLDVRLRKLAEEKDELLAQIRKLKNQLEEERQKHSKVDSTFTDGERMENGTDLHVIEMQRDANRQVSEYKFKLSKAEQEMGTMEQNINRLEGQVSRYKAASDNSEKIEDELKAEKRKLQRELRTALDKIEEMEMTNNHLVKRLEKMKANRNALLSQQ
- the lrrfip2 gene encoding leucine-rich repeat flightless-interacting protein 2 isoform X3; amino-acid sequence: MGTQGSGRKRAPLKDRFSAEDEALSSIAREAEARLAAKRAARAEARDIRMRELERQQKEHSYHSSGSSNKKWGQIHQWMADSEKARTSSSSRSSSRQRRGLDDDVMSVRSYRSTSSAVRDLGSSKSRSSSRRKDALSDSLSTSSALKSSRSTSSVYNDLHGHKKASSSSSRKDLLTGLYHDQRNYTSLTKNKPLLSASSYQPPPSTSTYQPRASICDDTGLYGSGSSSRAPSEYSWYSSGASSTRSSPASSSDDDTVSSVSQERFNRGRRDSVSSDFSDISESAADYFSRSNRRGSIVSDLDDLSIPDLDALDEKCDKQYTDYSRPSSRCATPGLSAATLASLGGTSSRRGSTDTGSVYDADTSLSELRDIYELKDQIQDVEGRYMQGLKELKESLAEVEEKYKKAMVSNAQLDNDKANLIYQVDTLKDVIEEMEEQTSEMRRELEEKSKELERQKHTCTVLQHKQEELKEGIRQRDELIEESQRMQTKLDALTREVFDLQETINWKDRKIGALERQKEYFDCIRNERDELRDELADIKEKAKAGEKHGLVIIPDGTPNGDVNHEPVSSGITVVSQEAAQVLESAGDGPLDVRLRKLAEEKDELLAQIRKLKNQLEEERQKHSKVDSTFTDGERMENGTDLHVIEMQRDANRQVSEYKFKLSKAEQEMGTMEQNINRLEGQVSRYKAASDNSEKIEDELKAEKRKLQRELRTALDKIEEMEMTNNHLVKRLEKMKANRNALLSQQ